A window of bacterium genomic DNA:
ACCGAAGTAGCGGATTACGACACCCACTTCGGGTCGCTCTGGTTCAGGCGCACCGGCTAAGCGCTTCGACGGCGGTCGGCAGACGAGTTCTCCAGGGGCCGGCCCCTGGCGAATCGCTTGGCGAGCCGCCGTCAACGCCCGGGCGCTAGATTGTTACGCCCATGGGCTTTCGCAACAGAAACGCGAAGACGATGGTCAGGATGAAGAACGCCACCATCCAGTGCGTCCGCCAGCCGAAGAAGTTGACCTCGCGATCCGGATACGAGATCTCGACCGACTCGATGCCTTGCTCGGAGTCGAACGGCGCCTCCGCCGGATAGACCAGCTCCGCCACAAAGCCCTTGGCAACCCGATGCGGCGAAAGGCGTGTGATCTCGTCAACCACCCGCACCGACTTCTCCAGCCGGTCGCCTTCGAAGGTAATCACCGGGCTGTAGTCACCCGGCTCCCGCGCACCGATTCGCCAGCTCATTTCGCGTAGCGCCGGCGCCCAGACCGGTCCGGCTTCGGCTTCGAGCCCGGCGGGCAGCTCGAGGGCCGCTCGGGGCTTGCCCTCGACGGTCAACGCGTCCGCATCCTCGCTCAAGCGCACGGTCAGCAGTACCGAGTCGCCCGGCTGCAGGCCCCTGTAGCCGTAGTGAAACTGGAGCTGCGCGACGATGAATACGAAGGGCACGATGATCCAAAGCAAGGGCGGCAACGAATGCCAGAGGTACTTGGCGTTGGCCTTGAGAATCTGTGTCTGAGCCCGAAAGATCGCCGGCAAGTTGTCATTGAACAGCCGGATCTCGAAGAGACCCGCGTGAATCCGGCTCTTGACCGCGGCCAGCGCATTCTGGTTGGACGTGCGCTTGAAGACCCAAAGCATCCCGATCGCACAGATCAGCGAGACGAGCGTCAGACCCGCCATTTCCGGCAGGCCGGAGAACGGCGCGAGCGCGGCGTCGAAGACCGCGCGCAGCGCTGAGTTGATCCAGGTCATCGTCGGTCGGTCGTCGCGACCAAGCTACGAAATGTAGCCCAGCCCCTGCAGGCGCTTCTTGATCTCCTCCTCCGAGCCGGCGTCTGCCAGCTTGGCGAGCTCCTTCTCGAGAGCGTGGGTGATGAACTCCTCGGGCGACGAGTAGCCGGCGATGTCCGCGTAGCGCTTGATCTTGGCCACCAGGTCCGAGTCCAACTTGACTTTGGTCGTTCCGAACATACGTCGTTCTCCTATCCGCCGGTGGCGGTCTCGGTCCAATCGATGCCGAACTCGGCCAGAACCGAACCGCCGAGCTCCTTCAGGGACTTCGCCGGCCGCGCCAGCTCGTCGGTGGTCAAGAGAATCCCCGGCACCTTGGTGTGGTCCATGCAGTGGTCTCCGCTCCACTCGGAATGATTGTCCGAAATGACTTCGTCGGTGAGATCACCGATCGCCGACTCGAACGAGCACCGCGTGCCTTTGTTGTAGCCGACCTGCAAATCCGGGCCGAGCCCCAGGTACTCGCCGGAGTAGGTGTCTTCCAGCTTGTACATCTTGGTCACCGCGGGCTCGCCCGTCTGGGGATCGATCTCGGCGAGGAGCTTCTCCGAGATCTCCGCGATCAAGGCGTCGCGCTCAGACGCGGGCACGATGCCGTTCGATTCGCGATCCGCGACGTTGATGAACAGACCATTCAAGCCGAGTCCGTAGGCGCGAGTACGGCTCCAGTCGACGTTCGAGTAGATGTTGGTGCCGCCGACCTTGGCCGGGTTCTTCAGAACCATGTAGTCGTTCTCGATCAGCCAGTTGTTCAAGTGAAACGCCCGACGCCAGCTCGAGAAGCCGTGATCGGACATCACGATGAGCTTGGCGTTCTCGGGCATGTTGTCGAGGGTGTAACCGACGATCTTGTCGAAGGCCTCGTAGATCCCCTCGACGATTTTCAGATACTCAGGATCGCGCTCGGGGTCGTAGGCCGGGTGCGCCGGATCGGTCGCGCGAAACATCATGTGGCAGATCAGATCCAGGTTGCCGAAGTAGTAGAACAGCAGGCCGGCGTCGAAATCGTCGAGCACGTGCTCGTACTGTTTCAGGATCTCGTCGCCGGTGATCTTGGCCTGCGCCAGGAACTCTTCGCGGGTGAAGACGTCGCCGGTCAGGGTCTTGGTGTCTTCGGGCATGCCCTGGGTGTAGAAGCGGCCGGTCCGGCGCGCCAGCTCTTCAGCAAAGCTCGGCGGGGTCGAGATCGGGAATGCCGGGTTCATCGGATCGACCTGGAGAGGCGAAACATAGAGCTCGACCTCGGGCTTGAGGCTCCTCAAGTAGAACCGCCCCATCGCCGGCAGGGTCTGCGTGGGAATCATCTCGAACTCGATCGGCACCCAGTCGCTCCACTCGCCCACCGCCAGGATTCTTTCCTCATCGCCGACTACCAGCTTGGCGACCGGCGCCTCCGGGTCAACGTGAAGGGTGAAATCGGTCGACAGAGTCTGGCGACGGCGCAAATATATGTTCTCGGGCCCGTGCAGCCGTCCCTCGGCCCGGTTCTCCCAGAAATCGAGCGCGTAGATCGCACCGCCCGACATTTGACGCTCGTTGACGAAGATGTCCGAGGTGTAGAACGAGAACGTACCCGGCGTGCCGAGAATGTCCGGTGTTCCCATGCCCGACAGCTCTCTCGACGCCAAGCCCGAAGGCGGATAGTTGGCTGGGATCCGGTAGATGTGCGACTCGACTCCGTGCTCCTCGAGCAGCTCCCAGAACGGAGTTCCGTGGCGCAGGAGCTTGAATTCCGCACCTACGAGCGGGAACTTGTACTTGCCGACTTTGAGCGACTTTTCTTCGCCCTCGGTCCTAGAAGTCGACATGTAGGGCTGCATCGAATCCGGATCACGGTGAACGAAGTCGAAGATACCGTGGCCGCCCGAGTCCATACCGGTGATGAAGTTGGACCAGGCCACCGGGCTCTGAGGCGGCACCGCGGTGGCCAGCGGCCCGAAACCCCCGGTCTCCGCGACTCTCGAGAAGTTCGGCATCCGGCCTTCTTCCATCAGTCGCTGGGTGTAGAGGTAGTCCATGCCGTCGAACCCGAGAACGATCACCTGTTTTTCCGGTGGCTCGTTCTCGGAGCACGCGACGAGACCGATGCCCAAGATCAGCGCTGTTAGGAGCGCCGCTCGGCGGCTCGTCTTACCGATTCTTGTTTTCCTACTCATCTTCCTTCTCCGAGAGCTCCGCCTGGCTGGAGCTTCTCACCAGCATTCGCAATGAGACGCCGTCGGGCTATCCGCCCACCGTCAGATTGTCCTCGCTAAACAGTAGTTTGCCGTCGACGTGCGCCGGGACCTTCTGGCCGAACAGCCTCAAAACGCTCGGAGCGATGTCGATGATCGCCGGGTCCGCCGCGTCGATCCTCCGATTGCAGAAGAACACCCCGGGCACGATCCTCGGGTCGACACCGTGATCACCGCTCCATGCCTTGACGTTGTCTTCCCAGAGGGGGCCCGAAACCACGCCGGTGGCCCCGTCCCAGGAGATCCGGTAGCCGTGGTTGTAGCCGACGATGAAGTCGGGGGCGTTAGTGAGATAGGGCCCCTGGTAGAGCGCCCGCGTGTCAAAGAGCTCGTTGATGCCGACCTCGTCGCTTTCCGAATCGACCAGGCCGCTCATTTTCTCGATCAGTTCCTTCTTGAGGCCGGCAACCTCGCCCTGCTCGACGATGCCTTCCGCCTCGCGGCCCTTGATGTTCAAGTACATTCCGCACAGACCGAGCGCGTAGGCTCGGGTCTTCGACCAATCGACGTCGCGCAGCCACTCGGCACTGCCGTCGGCGCCGTCCTTGAGCGTCAGGTAGCCGTTCTCGTGCAGCCAGGTGTTCAGATTGATGCCGCGGCGAAACGACGTGAAGCCGTGGTCCGAGATGACCATCAGCAGGTCGCCCTTCTTGATCTTGCCCATGACCTTCCCGACCAGCCTGTCGTTGTGCAGGTAGAGCTCTTCGATGGCGTTCTTGTGCTCGGCGTCCTCCTTGCCGCGCGCCGCCGGATGGCCGTCCTCTAGGTAGCGCCAGAACATGTGCTGGATGCGGTCCGTACCGTCGAAGACGCACACCAGCGAGCCCTTCTTCAGTCGGTCGAAAGCGTTGAAGAACATCTGCTGGCGCTCGGAATCGATGTCGTAGGCCTGCTTGAGAAAGGTCTCGTCTCCGACCACGTCCTCGTTGAGCGCCCAGGTGTCCTCGGCCAGGCCCAGGGTCGAATAGGGACCCTGCTGCTTGGCCAGATAGGTCGAGTAGTAGGCGGGATGTGAGACCGGCATGGCCGGCTTCTCGGGATCGAGCGCGATCGGTGTGACATAGAGGGAGAAGTGCTCATCGATCTCGGTGACAAGCATGCGGCAGATACCCATGACCTTGACGCCCGGAACCGCCTTGAAGGTGAGCTTGATCCAGTCCGAGAGCTCGCCGGCCTTGAGCTCGTGGGAGTCCCCGTTGAGCTGCAGCCGGGCGGTCTTCGCCGAGCGATCGAGCTCGATCTCCATCGGAATCGCCATTGCCGGCGTGTCCTTGTAGAAGATGTTCTCGGGCCCGTCGATGGCGGTCGAGAACCTATTCTTGTTGCCGTTGGTCTGCCCATCTGGAGCCAGGGGAATCCGCATCCCGCCTTCCTTGAACTTCTCGTCCGACTTCCGCGTCGAATAGAACAGGAAGGTGCCCTGGGTGCCCAAGAGATCCGGGGCCGCCATCGCCGAAAGCTCGGCGCCGTAGAACTTGTCGGGCGGAAACGTGATCGGCACTCTCAGTACCGTGCTCCAAATCCCGGCTTCGCCGAGTAGCGTCCAGAAGGGCTTCGATTTGCGCAGCAGCCGGAGCTCCGGCTTGTGCATTGGGATCCGGAGCTTGCCGAGCTTGAGGAACTTCTCGATCGTGCCGATCTCGGTCGACGACATCTGCGGCAGGTAGGTCTTGGGATCGCGACTCAGAAAGTCGAAGATATTGTGCTTGGCGGGGTGGGTGCCGGTGCCGAACGACGACCAGGCCACCGGCGACACCGCCGGATAGGTCGTTTCCAGGCGCTCATAGCAGCCCGCCTCGGCCAGCTTCTTGAAATTCGGAAGCTTGCCCTCCTGCATGAACTTGTCGGTCAGGCGCGGATCCTGCCCGTCCAGGCCCACCATGATGAAGCGCTTGATCCTGGGCTTATCGCCGCTCCGTCGGCGCAGCTTACGGTAGACCCACCGAAAGGGCCAGATGAGCAAGGTCGCCAGCGCGATCAGCATCGTGGTGAAAACAACCAGACACGACGACACCAGCGCGAAGCCCGCTCCGGGCCCCACGTAGGCCTCTGCCGTGGCAGCCCCCGCAAGAAGGAAGGCCCCTACGAAGGCAAGACAAAGCAGCGCTCGGCCAGCGCGGAGATTACTCAAAGGGGGTGGTTTCGGGCCCGTGGATCGGGATATCGTAAGTAGCCTGTTGCGGGAATGCCGGCCCCTGGCAGAGCCGGCAGGTCACCGCCAAATACTAACCCTTTTTTGTTTCTCAGCCAATGAGTTCATTGCGATCCCTGTTTCGGAGGCTCGTTTACGGCAAGCCCATCGTGGTGGTTTCCGGCCTTCCCCGCTCGGGCACCTCCATGGCCATGAAGATGCTCGAGGCCGGCGGCCTGCCGCTGGTCCAGGACGGTATCCGAACCGCCGACGAAGACAACCCGAAGGGCTACTACGAGGATGAGCGGGTCAAGAACCTCCACGGAATGGAAGACAAGAACTGGCTCAAGAACTCCCGGGGCAAAGGCATCAAGATCATCTCCAACCTGCTGCGGTCGTTGCCGGGATCCAACAACTACAAGGTACTTTTCATCCGCCGCAACATCAGCGAGGTCCTCGCCTCCCAGGCCAAGATGCTCGACCGGCGCGGAGAGAATTCGGCGACCGATGACGAGCGTATGGCCGAGCTCTTCGCCAGCGACGTTTGGCGCGCCCAGTACCTGCTCAGGCGCCAACCGCACTTCGAGTGGATCGAAGTGGGCTACAGCGAAGTTCTCGCTTACCCGGAGGTAGAAGCCCGCCGGATGAAGGACTTCCTGGGCCTGGACCTGGCCGTCGACAAGATGGTCGAAGTCGTGGATCCGAATCTGTACCGCAATCGCGCGGCCGACCTCGAGCCGAGCTAGAAGCTGCCGGGCATGGGCTCACTGCCTGCGAAGGGAGACTTCATGACCGGGCGCCTGATCCTGCTCGTCACCACGGTCGCGCTGGCCCTTGGCCTCACTACGGCGCTGAGGCCCCCGGCGGCCCTCGCTCGGGAAGCCTCCGCGGTCCGACTCGACCTCATGGTGGGTGGCGAGGCCCTGGCCCGCGCCCTGGGTCTCGTCGACCCCGGCGACGGCTCAGGCAGACTCTTCCTACCCCAACAAAGCGGTCAGATCCGAATCCTGGACAACGGTGTCCTCTTGCCGACTGTCTTTCTCGACATTTCCGACCGGATCTCCTGCTGCGAGAGCGAGCGCGGCCTCGTCGGCCTGGAGTTCCATCCCCGGTTCAAGAGGAACGGCTATCTTTACGTCGTCTACGTCAGCAAGAAATCGAGAACCGTGGTTTCCCGGTTCTCGGTGTCGAACAACCGAAACGCCGCCGATCCTGCCTCCGAGGAAGAGATCATCCGCTGGAAGCAGCCGGACCTGCCTCACAACGGGGGCGCGATCGCTTTCGGCCCGGACGGCTACCTCTATCTCGGCTCGGGCGACGGCGGGACTCGGAACTCAGCTCAGGAGCTCGACAACTTGCTGGGCGCGATCCTGAGAATCGATGTCGACAGCGCATTTCCCTATGCGATTCCGGAAGACAACCCTTTCGTCGGCGATCCCGATGCGCGGGAGGAGGTCTGGGTGCACGGCCTGCGCAATCCCTGGCGCTTCTCCTTCGACCGCAAGACCGGCGATCTGTTCATCGGCGACGTGGGCGCGCACCTCTGGGAAGAGGTCAGCTATCTGGCCGGCGGCAGCCCGGGAGGGGCCAACTACGGCTGGCCGATCAAAGAGGGCCCTCGATGCCTGCGGCGGGAAGAGGACTGTGCCGACGAGAGCCTGGTCGACCCGATCATCGCCTATCCTCACGACGACGACGAGCCCTGCGATTCGGTGACCGGCGGTTTCCTTTATCGGGGCCCGGCGGTCCCGACCCTGCCCGGTTTCTACATTTTCGGTGACTTTTGCCGCGGCGAGATCTGGGGCGCGCGTCAGAACCAGGCCGGCAACTGGGTGGTCAACCGCCTCCTCGACACCGACCGACTGATTACCTCCTTCGGGGAGGACGCGAACGGCAACCTCTACGTGGTGACTTTCCGTGAGGGCGTTTTTCGCCTCGTCGGCCAGAACCTCTTCGCCTCGGATTTCGAGTCCGGCGATACGCGCGGTTGGTCGCAGAGCCGCGGGAATGTAGTCGTGATCGGAAAGGGGCTCAAACGCTCGGGCGCGGCTCTCGAGATCAACGCCGGCAGCGTCAAGAGCTTCGTCCGCTCGAAGCATCCCTCGGCCGAGAAGACGTTTCGCGTCGGCTTCGACCTCAACGTCAACAAGGTCAACCTGTCCGACGACACCGCCGAGATCTTCCGGCTGGCCAGCGGTACCCAGCGCGGGCACATCCGGCTGGTTCTCGAACAGGACGGTAACCGCTACTGGCTCCACCTTCTGGCGCGTAACAACTCGGGAGCCTTCTTCTCGCTCGGACGCACCGGCGTTCCGCGCTCGCGCACCGTGCGCATCGAGCTCGACTGGATGGCGGCGAGCGGCCCCGGTGCAGGCGACGGCCAGGTCACCCTGTCCAAGAACGGCAAACCCAGGATCTCGGCCGCGAACCTGGACAACGACCGACGCAAGATCGGTTCGGCCACGTTGGGTCTCCCCGCGGGCTCGGGCGGGGCCGGCACCTACCTTGTCGACAACTACGTTTCGACTCCTTAGCCTGGATCGCCAAGAGGTATCAAGATGACCCAGCGTACGATGCGTTTTCCAAAGCAACCTGCTCTGAAGCTACTGGCGTTCGCGGCCCTGGCGCTTCCCCCACTCGAGTTCCCCGTGGCCGCTCAAAACGCTCCAGCGGCGGGTATCCGTCTCGAGAAGATCCTGGACGGCGAGGCCATCGGTCGCGCTACGGGACTGGTCGATCCACTCGACGGAACCGATCGCCTGTTCATCGTCCAGCAGGCCGGCCAGATCGCGGTCCTCGAGAACGGAGTACTGCTTCCGAGGCTCTTTCTCGACCTGTCCAAGAAGATCACCTGCTGCGAAAACGAGCGCGGGCTCCTGGGCCTGGCCTTCCACCCCGATTACGAGAACAATGGCTTTTTCTATGTCGTCTACTCCGACAAGCAGTCCCGGACGGTTGTGGCACGTTTTTCGGTCTCCTCCGACCCGAACGTCGGCGACCGCTCTTCCGAAGAGCGAATCATCCGCTGGAACCAACCCGACCTGCCGCACAACGGAGGCGCAATCGCCTTCGGCCCCGACGGCCACCTCTACCTCGGCGCGGGCGACGGTGGGACCCGGGAGACGGCGCAGGACCTCGAAAGCCTGCTCGGCTCGATCCTCAGAATCGACGTCGACAGCGCCTTCCCGTATGCGATTCCCGAGGACAACCCCTTCGTAGGCGACCCGAATGCCCGTGACGAGATCTGGGTCTACGGTCTGCGCAACCCCTGGCGGTTCTCCATCGATCATCGAACCGGCGATCTGTTCATCGGCGACGTAGGCGCGGCGCAGTACGAGGAGATCAACTATCAGCTCGGTAGCAGTGCGGGCGGAGAGAACTTCGGTTGGCCGATCAAAGAAGGGCCCCGATGCATCTTGAGTGAAGACGCTTGCGCCGACGAGTCGCTGGTCGCGCCGATCATCAGCTACCCGCACAAGGCCGGCACCTGCAACTCGGTAACCGGCGGCTACCGCTACCGC
This region includes:
- a CDS encoding PQQ-dependent sugar dehydrogenase encodes the protein MGSLPAKGDFMTGRLILLVTTVALALGLTTALRPPAALAREASAVRLDLMVGGEALARALGLVDPGDGSGRLFLPQQSGQIRILDNGVLLPTVFLDISDRISCCESERGLVGLEFHPRFKRNGYLYVVYVSKKSRTVVSRFSVSNNRNAADPASEEEIIRWKQPDLPHNGGAIAFGPDGYLYLGSGDGGTRNSAQELDNLLGAILRIDVDSAFPYAIPEDNPFVGDPDAREEVWVHGLRNPWRFSFDRKTGDLFIGDVGAHLWEEVSYLAGGSPGGANYGWPIKEGPRCLRREEDCADESLVDPIIAYPHDDDEPCDSVTGGFLYRGPAVPTLPGFYIFGDFCRGEIWGARQNQAGNWVVNRLLDTDRLITSFGEDANGNLYVVTFREGVFRLVGQNLFASDFESGDTRGWSQSRGNVVVIGKGLKRSGAALEINAGSVKSFVRSKHPSAEKTFRVGFDLNVNKVNLSDDTAEIFRLASGTQRGHIRLVLEQDGNRYWLHLLARNNSGAFFSLGRTGVPRSRTVRIELDWMAASGPGAGDGQVTLSKNGKPRISAANLDNDRRKIGSATLGLPAGSGGAGTYLVDNYVSTP
- a CDS encoding PQQ-dependent sugar dehydrogenase, with protein sequence MTQRTMRFPKQPALKLLAFAALALPPLEFPVAAQNAPAAGIRLEKILDGEAIGRATGLVDPLDGTDRLFIVQQAGQIAVLENGVLLPRLFLDLSKKITCCENERGLLGLAFHPDYENNGFFYVVYSDKQSRTVVARFSVSSDPNVGDRSSEERIIRWNQPDLPHNGGAIAFGPDGHLYLGAGDGGTRETAQDLESLLGSILRIDVDSAFPYAIPEDNPFVGDPNARDEIWVYGLRNPWRFSIDHRTGDLFIGDVGAAQYEEINYQLGSSAGGENFGWPIKEGPRCILSEDACADESLVAPIISYPHKAGTCNSVTGGYRYRGAKVPTLPRFYIFADFCRGDMWGARRNEAGAWVVNELLQSGLLITTFAEDSKGNLFFVHFRGDVYRVVGQYLFASDFESGDTLGWSQRHGGISVAPEGLKRSSAALEVEAGRGKSFVRSKQPSAEKTFRLAFDLNVNRVNLANGAAEILRLTGSGKKGHVRLTLEQTGEAYFLNLLTRQDTGGFTQSGRTVVPRSRTVRIDIDWMAASAAGANDGQIEVFKNGKRRIFTADLDTDRQKVSSVTLGFPAGSSGAGTILIDNYVSTP
- a CDS encoding sulfotransferase, whose protein sequence is MSSLRSLFRRLVYGKPIVVVSGLPRSGTSMAMKMLEAGGLPLVQDGIRTADEDNPKGYYEDERVKNLHGMEDKNWLKNSRGKGIKIISNLLRSLPGSNNYKVLFIRRNISEVLASQAKMLDRRGENSATDDERMAELFASDVWRAQYLLRRQPHFEWIEVGYSEVLAYPEVEARRMKDFLGLDLAVDKMVEVVDPNLYRNRAADLEPS
- a CDS encoding nucleotide pyrophosphatase; protein product: MLIALATLLIWPFRWVYRKLRRRSGDKPRIKRFIMVGLDGQDPRLTDKFMQEGKLPNFKKLAEAGCYERLETTYPAVSPVAWSSFGTGTHPAKHNIFDFLSRDPKTYLPQMSSTEIGTIEKFLKLGKLRIPMHKPELRLLRKSKPFWTLLGEAGIWSTVLRVPITFPPDKFYGAELSAMAAPDLLGTQGTFLFYSTRKSDEKFKEGGMRIPLAPDGQTNGNKNRFSTAIDGPENIFYKDTPAMAIPMEIELDRSAKTARLQLNGDSHELKAGELSDWIKLTFKAVPGVKVMGICRMLVTEIDEHFSLYVTPIALDPEKPAMPVSHPAYYSTYLAKQQGPYSTLGLAEDTWALNEDVVGDETFLKQAYDIDSERQQMFFNAFDRLKKGSLVCVFDGTDRIQHMFWRYLEDGHPAARGKEDAEHKNAIEELYLHNDRLVGKVMGKIKKGDLLMVISDHGFTSFRRGINLNTWLHENGYLTLKDGADGSAEWLRDVDWSKTRAYALGLCGMYLNIKGREAEGIVEQGEVAGLKKELIEKMSGLVDSESDEVGINELFDTRALYQGPYLTNAPDFIVGYNHGYRISWDGATGVVSGPLWEDNVKAWSGDHGVDPRIVPGVFFCNRRIDAADPAIIDIAPSVLRLFGQKVPAHVDGKLLFSEDNLTVGG